One window from the genome of Fulvivirga lutea encodes:
- a CDS encoding mechanosensitive ion channel family protein, producing the protein MRITLLILLLGISGLLKGQKKDTVSYNLATPYDAVITHLQYLQPDSYYPEIASKALKNEGRSNEEIVSLSIKLKQIFDGSGEEIEIDEIPRTPNYIDSTNNRARYIVSKKFPDLYLEKYGSRWKYSAKSVKKIDALHADIYPFGTAKLLHLLPPNSGGFKLFGLWGWQLAGILILIIICVVLHKIFTLVIEKLIIQILLRMGYRKLADEVVIPVAKPISFLIIFPILIVFVPVLQLPISMSKYVIIALKAIWPVFAIVFFYRLVDIFSLYLSKMAEKTESTLDDQLVPLLRKVLKTFVVIVGGLFILDNLEFDITGLIAGISIGGLAFALAAQDTIKNFFGSLMIFVDRPFQVGDWITSGDVDGTVEEVGFRSTRIRTFRNSVMYIPNGVITNQMIDNHGLRVYRRFMTNISLTYDTPPDLIEVFVDGLKEIVKKHPKTRKDYYEIHFNNMGASSLDVLFYIFFEVPTWTEELRSRHEVLLEVVKLAENLGVNFAFPTQTLHVETFPEKKGNSPEYTKNTPELRKKLEEFLATKRAQ; encoded by the coding sequence ATGAGAATTACATTATTGATATTATTATTGGGTATTAGCGGCCTTTTAAAAGGTCAGAAAAAGGATACTGTTAGCTATAATCTTGCAACCCCTTATGATGCTGTAATAACTCATTTGCAGTATTTACAACCTGACAGTTATTATCCTGAAATTGCCTCTAAAGCCTTAAAAAATGAAGGTAGAAGCAATGAAGAGATAGTTTCCCTATCGATTAAGTTAAAGCAAATTTTTGATGGTTCAGGAGAAGAAATTGAAATTGACGAGATACCAAGAACTCCAAACTACATTGATTCTACAAATAATAGGGCTAGATATATTGTTAGTAAAAAATTCCCTGATCTTTATTTAGAAAAATATGGCTCCAGGTGGAAGTATTCGGCTAAATCAGTGAAGAAAATTGATGCCCTGCATGCTGATATTTATCCGTTTGGCACAGCCAAACTTCTTCATTTATTACCTCCGAATTCCGGAGGGTTTAAACTATTTGGATTATGGGGTTGGCAACTAGCCGGAATTCTGATACTGATAATTATATGCGTTGTACTACATAAAATATTTACACTTGTTATCGAAAAGCTGATCATTCAGATACTACTAAGAATGGGGTATCGAAAATTAGCAGATGAAGTTGTGATTCCAGTAGCTAAACCAATTAGCTTCCTCATAATATTCCCTATTCTGATCGTATTTGTGCCGGTATTGCAATTGCCTATTAGCATGAGTAAGTATGTGATTATAGCGCTCAAGGCAATATGGCCTGTTTTTGCTATTGTATTTTTCTATAGGCTAGTAGATATATTTTCACTCTACCTATCTAAGATGGCTGAGAAAACTGAGAGTACTCTGGATGATCAATTGGTGCCATTGCTACGTAAAGTACTTAAGACATTCGTAGTAATTGTTGGTGGTCTTTTTATTCTTGATAATCTCGAGTTCGATATTACAGGCTTGATTGCAGGTATTTCCATTGGTGGTTTAGCCTTTGCACTAGCAGCACAGGATACCATTAAAAATTTCTTTGGCTCTCTCATGATCTTTGTTGACAGGCCATTTCAAGTAGGTGATTGGATAACTTCCGGAGATGTTGACGGCACAGTTGAAGAAGTTGGCTTTCGATCGACCAGAATTCGAACCTTTAGAAATTCCGTTATGTACATACCTAATGGTGTGATCACCAATCAAATGATTGATAACCATGGATTAAGGGTATATAGAAGGTTTATGACTAATATATCCTTAACGTATGATACGCCTCCTGATTTGATAGAGGTGTTTGTTGATGGACTTAAGGAAATTGTAAAGAAGCACCCTAAAACGCGTAAAGATTACTATGAAATACACTTTAACAATATGGGTGCATCTTCACTAGATGTATTGTTCTACATATTTTTTGAGGTACCCACATGGACAGAAGAACTAAGATCTAGACATGAGGTGCTTTTGGAGGTTGTTAAATTGGCCGAGAATCTTGGAGTTAACTTTGCATTCCCAACACAAACATTGCATGTGGAAACTTTCCCTGAAAAGAAGGGCAATTCTCCCGAATACACTAAAAACACACCTGAGTTAAGAAAGAAATTAGAAGAGTTTTTAGCCACTAAGCGTGCTCAGTAA